The Pseudomonas baetica genome includes a region encoding these proteins:
- a CDS encoding LysR substrate-binding domain-containing protein, protein MSRQLHAQTYVWLQVFSCAARHLSFTRCAEELHITPGAVSQQIRQLEERLGFRLFHRRARGVELSAEGQRLAMTVNEAYGSIDAELRRLDAGMISGILRVRSIPSFLSKWLTPRLPRLQQRYPDIQLRLVAEDSSVPLHEGDFDLAIDLNDGSYPGLLSTALLDEQIFPVCAPSLLRGRPPLHGPADLVHFPLLHDITAWRGSYEYAEWEFYLNAIGFEGADVRRGHTFNRNHLTIEAAIAGMGVAIARRTLLNDELERGTLIVPFGLSVPNHKRYVLLYAPGALSHPGVRAVHDWLVEEAGIFRSLHPLNDGQL, encoded by the coding sequence ATGAGTCGTCAATTGCATGCCCAGACTTACGTCTGGCTGCAGGTGTTTTCCTGTGCCGCGCGGCACCTGTCCTTCACCCGTTGCGCGGAAGAACTGCACATCACGCCGGGCGCGGTCAGCCAGCAAATCCGCCAGTTGGAGGAGCGCCTCGGTTTTCGCCTGTTTCACCGCCGCGCTCGCGGGGTCGAGTTAAGTGCAGAAGGGCAGCGGCTGGCCATGACGGTCAACGAAGCCTACGGCAGCATCGACGCCGAATTGCGCCGACTGGATGCGGGGATGATCAGCGGAATTCTGCGCGTGCGGTCGATTCCTTCGTTCCTCAGTAAGTGGTTGACGCCACGATTGCCGCGACTGCAACAGCGTTATCCGGATATCCAGCTACGACTGGTGGCTGAGGACAGCAGCGTGCCATTGCACGAGGGCGATTTTGATCTGGCCATCGACTTGAATGACGGCAGCTATCCAGGACTGTTATCCACAGCCTTGCTCGATGAACAGATTTTCCCGGTTTGCGCGCCGAGCCTGTTGCGTGGCCGCCCACCGCTGCACGGGCCGGCGGATCTGGTGCATTTTCCGTTGCTGCACGACATCACCGCCTGGCGCGGCAGTTATGAATACGCGGAGTGGGAATTCTATTTGAACGCTATCGGCTTCGAAGGGGCCGATGTGCGGCGCGGGCATACGTTCAATCGCAATCACCTGACCATCGAAGCCGCCATCGCCGGCATGGGCGTGGCGATTGCCCGACGCACGCTGCTCAACGATGAACTGGAGCGGGGCACGTTGATTGTGCCGTTCGGCCTGTCGGTGCCCAATCACAAACGCTACGTGTTGCTCTATGCGCCGGGGGCGTTGAGCCATCCGGGCGTGCGTGCGGTGCATGACTGGCTGGTGGAGGAGGCGGGGATTTTTCGCAGTCTGCACCCGTTGAACGACGGGCAATTGTGA